The proteins below are encoded in one region of Halalkalicoccus jeotgali B3:
- a CDS encoding UPF0146 family protein has translation MKLDTCEALADELAGYDSLVEVGIGRRTDVARALVARGCRVTALDIYSREVPDGVAFVLDDVTDPDLGNFADAEAIYALNCPPELHRPIRDLARRVGADCLFTTLGGDGPVVPVSRRTLPGETLFVTTWPGSEG, from the coding sequence ATGAAACTCGACACCTGCGAGGCGCTTGCCGACGAACTCGCGGGATACGATTCGCTCGTCGAGGTCGGTATCGGCCGTCGGACCGACGTGGCTCGCGCGCTCGTCGCCCGCGGGTGTCGAGTTACGGCGCTCGACATCTATTCCCGTGAGGTACCCGATGGCGTCGCCTTCGTCCTCGATGACGTCACCGACCCCGACCTGGGGAACTTCGCCGACGCGGAGGCGATCTACGCGCTCAACTGCCCGCCGGAGCTCCATCGTCCGATCCGGGATTTGGCCCGCCGGGTCGGCGCCGACTGTCTCTTTACCACGCTCGGCGGGGACGGTCCTGTAGTTCCCGTCTCGCGGCGAACCCTGCCCGGCGAGACGCTGTTCGTCACGACGTGGCCGGGATCGGAGGGATAA
- a CDS encoding archaemetzincin family Zn-dependent metalloprotease, whose amino-acid sequence MHVDIVPIGELSGAVKREASAGLRAVYDCDVTVHDEQSVPAGAYDAKRNQHRAEEFIELAGRVGSGEKNIAITAKDLFYRRRNYVFGLAYLDGNGSVISTYRLQTSSDGGFSEKSASEIFGDRVRKEVVHEIGHTMGLEHCDNNRCVMNFSPTVREVDIKEQNLCGTCQRSVL is encoded by the coding sequence ATGCATGTCGACATCGTGCCGATCGGGGAGCTCTCGGGGGCGGTCAAACGGGAAGCCTCCGCGGGGCTGCGAGCGGTGTATGACTGTGACGTGACCGTCCACGACGAACAGTCCGTTCCCGCCGGCGCGTACGACGCGAAGCGAAACCAACACCGCGCCGAGGAGTTCATCGAACTCGCCGGCCGGGTCGGAAGCGGCGAGAAGAACATCGCCATCACCGCCAAGGACCTCTTTTACCGGCGGCGAAACTACGTCTTCGGGCTGGCCTATCTCGACGGTAACGGCAGCGTGATCTCGACCTACCGCCTGCAGACCTCGAGCGACGGCGGCTTTTCCGAGAAGAGCGCAAGCGAGATCTTCGGCGACAGAGTGCGCAAGGAGGTCGTCCACGAGATCGGCCACACGATGGGGCTCGAACACTGCGACAACAACCGCTGTGTGATGAACTTCTCGCCGACGGTTCGGGAGGTCGACATCAAAGAGCAGAACCTCTGTGGGACCTGCCAGCGCTCGGTTCTCTAA
- a CDS encoding SDR family NAD(P)-dependent oxidoreductase, protein MSVLDAFDCTGNTAVVTGASRGIGRAIALALAEAGADVVPAARSADSLETVVGEIEQRGGDSLLHPTDVTDEDDVRTLFERVGEEIGPPDVLVNNAGINPEDALGKPETIEMDGYDRTLDVNLRGAFLCATVAGEGSVESVVNVASVGGLVGLPRQHPYVASKHGLVGLTKSMALDWAPETRVNAVAPGYVATELTKEAMENEGLRESLLSRTPLERFAEPEEIAAPVVFLASEAASYVTGACLGVDGGWTVR, encoded by the coding sequence ATGTCCGTTCTCGACGCGTTCGACTGTACGGGGAACACGGCGGTCGTCACGGGTGCGAGCCGCGGGATCGGCCGGGCGATCGCACTCGCGCTCGCGGAGGCCGGTGCGGACGTGGTGCCTGCTGCCCGGTCGGCAGACTCGCTCGAAACCGTTGTCGGCGAGATCGAACAGCGTGGCGGTGACTCCCTGCTCCACCCCACCGACGTCACCGACGAGGACGATGTCCGGACGCTGTTTGAGCGGGTCGGCGAGGAGATCGGACCCCCCGACGTGCTCGTGAACAACGCCGGGATCAACCCCGAGGACGCCCTCGGCAAACCCGAGACGATCGAGATGGACGGGTACGACCGCACCCTCGACGTGAACCTTCGCGGTGCCTTCCTGTGTGCGACAGTCGCCGGCGAGGGCTCGGTGGAGTCGGTCGTCAACGTCGCCAGCGTCGGCGGGCTCGTGGGACTGCCCCGCCAGCACCCCTACGTCGCCTCGAAACACGGGCTAGTTGGCCTCACCAAGAGCATGGCGCTCGATTGGGCCCCGGAGACGAGGGTCAACGCCGTCGCGCCCGGTTACGTGGCGACCGAGTTGACCAAAGAGGCGATGGAAAACGAGGGACTCCGCGAGTCGCTGCTCTCGCGCACGCCATTAGAGCGGTTCGCCGAACCCGAAGAGATCGCCGCGCCGGTCGTCTTCCTCGCGAGCGAGGCCGCGAGCTACGTTACGGGGGCGTGTCTCGGCGTCGACGGGGGCTGGACGGTGCGTTAG
- a CDS encoding universal stress protein, translating into MTARILVPMDGSELSVKALEFAVEAYPDAEITVLTVVGVPSWFMGEAAGISLSEDVSQAARNHAQSVFDRAREVAADHTTPVETAVAVGNPSRAIVERAEGFDVVVIGGHGRDLSSRLLIGNVAELVVRRSPVPVTVVR; encoded by the coding sequence ATGACCGCCCGCATCCTCGTCCCGATGGACGGCTCTGAGCTATCCGTAAAAGCGCTCGAATTCGCCGTCGAGGCCTATCCGGACGCCGAAATAACGGTTCTGACGGTTGTCGGCGTGCCGAGCTGGTTCATGGGCGAGGCAGCGGGAATCTCGCTTTCCGAGGACGTCTCGCAGGCGGCGAGAAATCATGCCCAGTCCGTCTTCGATCGCGCCCGCGAGGTGGCCGCCGACCACACCACCCCGGTCGAAACCGCCGTCGCGGTCGGCAATCCATCGCGGGCCATCGTCGAGCGGGCAGAGGGGTTCGACGTCGTCGTCATCGGGGGCCACGGTCGGGACCTCTCCTCGCGGCTTTTGATCGGGAACGTCGCCGAACTCGTCGTCCGGCGGTCGCCGGTTCCCGTTACCGTCGTTCGCTGA